The Candidatus Aminicenantes bacterium DNA window TTTCTCTAAAAACCTTTTTTCCAGCTCGGCGTAGCGGCTGTCGATCAGCTTCTGCACCTGGGCCACGTCGCTTTCCTTCAGATGCTTGAAGCGGCCCTGCAGCTTCAGGTAGTCGAGCACCGGCTTGCGGGTGGGGGTTTTGATGGTCTGTAGGTATTTGCCTCCCTCCACTTCGTAAACCGGGAAGACCCCGGTCTGCACGGCCAGGCGGGCCAGCTTGACCGTGTCCTCGGGACGTGCTTTCCAGCCCGGGGGGCATGGCGCGATGATATGGATAAACTTGAAGCCGCGGATCTCCTTGGCCTTGATGAGCTTTTTATAGAGATCCTCGGGATAGGCCACCGACGCCGTGGCCTGGTAAGGCACCTTGTGGGCGGCGACGATGTCATCGATGCTTTTCTTGACTTCCTTCTTGAAATGCTTGACCGGCGTGGTGGTAGTCCAGGCGCCGTAGGGGGTGGCACCGCTGCGCTGGATGCCGGTGTTCATGTATGCTTCGTTGTCATAGCAGAAATAAAAAATATCATTGTTGCGTTCGGCGGCCCCGGAGAGAGCCTGCAAGCCGATATCGAACGTGCCGCCATCGCCGGCCCAGCCGCAGATGGTGGTTTTGCTTTTGCCCAGCGCGTCCATGGCCGCCTTGATGCCCGAGGCCGTGGCTGCCGTGGTTT harbors:
- a CDS encoding 3-methyl-2-oxobutanoate dehydrogenase subunit beta, producing the protein EELMSPGHLACQGCGAGIAMRTTLKALGRDTIFTFPACCWTVIDGPFPYSCLEVPLLHMAFETTAATASGIKAAMDALGKSKTTICGWAGDGGTFDIGLQALSGAAERNNDIFYFCYDNEAYMNTGIQRSGATPYGAWTTTTPVKHFKKEVKKSIDDIVAAHKVPYQATASVAYPEDLYKKLIKAKEIRGFKFIHIIAPCPPGWKARPEDTVKLARLAVQTGVFPVYEVEGGKYLQTIKTPTRKPVLDYLKLQGRFKHLKESDVAQVQKLIDSRYAELEKRFLEK